In Lolium rigidum isolate FL_2022 chromosome 3, APGP_CSIRO_Lrig_0.1, whole genome shotgun sequence, the genomic window ACATATGTAGACTTAAGCAAAGAGGAAATGTCGCGAGTTCAGACATGTGGTAGCATCGAGAGCTTAGATTTCTCTCAATATTGGATCTGCCTCTTGTCTCCAGCTGCAATCGTGGACGTAATCAGCCAAATATGCTCAATTTATTGAGACGCCTTTAGAAGATACGGCTACAGGATGAGAAAAAATTAGGACACTGGGAGATCCTTTGTCCCCAATGCCGTAATGCAGTTTTCTACATTCTTCGAGAGTGAATTAGAGCTCTCCAAACTACATCAACCAAGGGAGGAAGGTACGGACCTTGATATTGAACAGCAAGTGCAACCGTCTGCTCTGATTTCTGTTCTCCCGTCCTCCTCACGACCACTGGAAGTGCACAGCAGGATCTAAAAACCCTAACCGAGAGGAACTGCTAGGTCACTCTGTAGATCCCCAGCCACGTCTTTCTCTCTAGATagcccctccttggcctcctgcaATCATCAGATGCTATCGGAATCGCAATCCAAGCTCGGagcatttaggatcgggagacacggCTAGCTCTGAACAGTTTACCTACCCCTGTTACTGGCGAGCGGCAGCACCCTCTCAACCACGAGGAGGGAGCAGCACAGCACCAACGCGGAGGAGGACCAGCACGACGAGATCCTCCCCGTCCTGTCACGGATTCGTGACTTGTTGGTGGAGGAGGCGCGACGGCGGCAGCGACCCAAGGCGACGGCTGATGCGGCTCCACCTGCTCTTCGCACGGCGACGCCCGCGACCGGCTGCCCGCATCCAGTCGATGGGGAGAGAGGAGAAACGAAAATGGGGGAGGAGAGGAGGCTGCCattggagaggagaggaggagcgaggagcggGGCTAGGATTGAGGACCTCCTTCGATCTAGATTCTCTCACCTCTGGTGGATAGGCGACTAGGCGACCGAACGAGCTAGCATGTCTGTCTCTCACCGCTGGGTCCTGCACGTAGGAGGTCCCACACTCCATGGACTCTTTCACAGCCAAACGAGTGAGAAAAGTTTTAACTACATCCAACGGTTGAGGTGAAAAGTGGGAGGAAGATTTTACTGTTTGCTGCCAAACGTGTGAACGAGATTGTTTGCCCCCGGGAGAGGCCTCCAATGGCCGAGTAGTCTTGCGACCTTTAAGAAGAGAAATACATACTGTTATCTATTGTGCCTGTGCATATAAATAAAAATATTGCACACACGATAAAAACGTGCTTACTTTCATAATCGCGGGCGAGCTATCCATCTATGCCAGAAACATGTTCTGTTTTCATTGATCTCTGTTGATTGGGAGCAACTCTCCACAATCCAAAATCTGGAACTTAAGCTAGAAGATTTTGATCCAACCAAATGTTCAAGATCTTGAGATCTATGTGGATATAACACGATGTAGGCAGGATGTATACACCCATGTCAACATCAAGGGTGATGATCATTCTTTGTTACGAAGTTGCCCTACAACAGTTCATGCTTTAAAATTAGAGAACTGCTCTCGTGCGTCATCTCTTATAATACGAACCATCAAAATGAGGTGGTCTAGTAGCAACGGTAATGCTACTTGAATTTATTTTTCTATAGTCAGATTTTTAAATTGTTaaatatataagcaaattatcATACCAGTTTAGTCCGAACTAGTAAGTGGCATAGTATGATCTCATAAACAGTAATAAAACTAATCATCCAAAATAACATATAGCATCTAAACAAGTTAAATCTAGAGAACTAAAAACTTTAGCAAGATCTGAGACAAAAAAGACAGAAACATATAGGGTCCATCGTTCGCCGCAACAGCATCGGTTATGTCCCATGCTGAGGTTGCCGAAGAGTTCGTCTACGTACGGGAAGAAATCATCTTcgcggaactcgtcgtccgacgaTGTCGTGTTGCCAGTAGCCGCGCGCAAGCGGTCGTTGGGGAACTCGCCGTCCGACGATGTTGTGTTGCCAGTAGCGCacaagcgcttcccaaaaaccagaTTGCCCCTCATCCGTATAGGTTTACGAGAGGCAGCGTCGGTACGTGCACGCCGAAGGACGAGATGAGGATGACGAAGGCGACAGCGATGTCGTAAGGTTCAAGAAAGAGGCAGTCACATATGTGTCTCGTACCGTGGCTAGGGTTTGTGTCAGCGCAGCCCACGTCCGGGGCAGCAACCCACGACGCGACGCTGACGTGCGTGGCAGCAATggcggaggagtgcgcgagggctctctcgtcCCACTCACTTGTAAGGACTAGAACAACCCTTATAACCCACTTCATCTCTCTCTCAACTAGCAATGTAGGACTAAACTTTAGGCTcacccttgccatatccatatggGCCAAGAGAATTTCAGAATATGTATTAGGCTATGGGCTAAGGCTAATACCAAATTCCAACATAAAATTCGGGAGGTTGGTTAGCCAAAGGAACATAGGCACAAACTTGATTATCATAGTCTGCCTCAACGCAAGACACAATCTTGAAATTTTTGGTAATGTTAACTGCAAGAATTGTGATAGCAGAAGGAGTACTCAAATTAATGCAAACTCATATTTTAAAATCTACTTTCTTGGTAACCtaacaaatttgatcaagttagcattagttatatgttattattattaATGCACAcgtctaataaactgtgagagagggagtactaaGAAATGCCCTTTGAGATATCATTATTTTGGCTAGGACGTTTTGAGGAAACAACTGGAGTTCGACTAGTGTACTTGGAACAATCAAGAGAAACTCCATGGATAAAATGACAATCCATTGAAATGAACTGGAAACAACATCTGCTTCGGGGAATCGGAGCTCATCTGACAACATACACAAACAGCAGCTAACCTTAATCTACTTCCAAAATTTAGATGTAGGTAGTCCATGCAAGTCTAACATCATCTAGGAAACAGAAACGCAAATTCTGTGCATGCACCAGATGAGAAAACTAACTAAAAAGCAACAAAAACGATGTCTGCACTTTTGCATTATCATTTCTTGAAACATCGCACCCACTGCTTCTCTGCTAGCTTCCAAGTATTATGGGATCGATTAGCTCGCTGAGAGGTGCCAACTCTGACCTATCGATTAACTGGAATTCCTGCCAAAATACAGGTCCAACGATATATGAGTCATTATATGAATAAACCATATGTGGCACTGAATTGCAGCAAAATTTGCTCGAGAGTCCAAAAATCCAAAAATGTGATAATTGGAATAAACACTACCAATCAAGAAGAAACTACTgcatttaaaaaaattatttgttaGACTGATCCAGAAAGCGTCACAATTAATCATTAACCTTTGCAAAATGTTCTTATTAAGAATATAGGCAGGATGGCTTTGCATGCAAAATGATTGATCACAGCTTCTAAAGCAGTAAGTTAAAAAAAAAGGGAAAGGTATTTTATTATAGAATCATTGCACCGAACTACTACCAAAGTAAACTCACTTATTTTTCATTCCATGATAGGAGAGGTTGGTGCTAAAGGAAAACCATACTGGAAAGCTGAAGTACTGAAGTTCTTGGCTTCGGACTTCATAGGTCCAGGTGATCAGGTCAACAGATCAGAACTTATTTACTAGTTGATTTTGGACATTCTATGTGTTTATTCTGTTTTCCTTCTCCTTAGACGACACTTATCTTCTAATCAGTTGCTTACTTGTAAACGATATAGCACAAGAGAGGAATCATTTCCCAAAAAGTGCTCAGGAATGCAACTTTATCTAGATGAAGAAGGGGGTTTACCGATGTGAAAAGCATGAAGTGCTTGAAGCAAGTGTTGAGATGTGCTTCTTCCTCGAGTTTGATAATCATCTGAAAATGCGAGTGGTATATGTGCGCATACACCCTGAACAGGCGCTTGAAGATCGTCTTGATGACGTCGCAGAAGTTTGGAGGGAAGGGAGCCCCTGTTTGCAGCAGAGTTTTTGAACCAGAGCATATGATTAGACCTGAATTCTGAATCATTTTTTAGCACTCTACAATacattaataaaaatataaattaCCTAGCTTTTGAGGGAAGATGGATTCTTCGTCGAGCTGGTTTTCGATCCATTCCATCAGGTACTCGACATACTTGGGCGCAGACACTTCAATAGGCTTTTTAATCTTGACACCATCCGCCCACCTATACTCGTACCTGTTTCAGGAACTCTTCTGGTTAATTACACAAAGTACAGTAACACATTCAAATACACAGATTACTATGTACTAAATCATGACACAAATAGTACATATTTACTATATCCACAGATGCCAAGATTGAAGAAATATACTTTGGTCCGGCTGCCATTTTCGGGCAGGTAGCTGGCGTGCAAAACTCCATGAGGGTGCCATACAGCAGGTTCACTTGATTGAAGAAGTCAACAGCTGGAGACAGAAATTCATCATAAAGACAAGCTAAGATTTTACAAATATAT contains:
- the LOC124698998 gene encoding MOB kinase activator-like 1A, producing the protein MNFLGRGSRNQRTFRPKKSAPAGDKAMKLKRHIDATLGSGNLREVVRLPVGEDLNEWLAVNTVDFFNQVNLLYGTLMEFCTPATCPKMAAGPKYEYRWADGVKIKKPIEVSAPKYVEYLMEWIENQLDEESIFPQKLGAPFPPNFCDVIKTIFKRLFRVYAHIYHSHFQMIIKLEEEAHLNTCFKHFMLFTSEFQLIDRSELAPLSELIDPIILGS